A window of the Cucurbita pepo subsp. pepo cultivar mu-cu-16 chromosome LG01, ASM280686v2, whole genome shotgun sequence genome harbors these coding sequences:
- the LOC111797387 gene encoding uncharacterized protein LOC111797387, which translates to MSTSESKLQDAESNAAAATKTPEDQQQLGAPNHSEEKSPEESGQSGKISGSGGEDEGGEDLDEEEEGECGFCLFMKGGGCRDSFVEWEKCIEEAEKNKEDIVEKCFEVTGALKKCMEAHADYYEPILKAEKMAENEAIIELEKESTPNATQQHTDSIDLEVIAGTENLEEQKASAAAAH; encoded by the exons ATGTCAACTTCGGAATCGAAACTCCAAGACGCAGAATCGaacgccgccgccgccactaAAACACCGGAAGATCAACAACAATTGGGCGCCCCAAATCACTCTGAGGAAAAATCGCCCGAGGAATCAGGTCAATCAGGAAAGATTTCCGGAAGTGGAGGTGAAGATGAAGGAGGAGAGGATCTAGACGAGGAAGAGGAGGGGGAGTGTGGGTTTTGCTTGTTTATGAAAGGGGGTGGTTGCAGAGATAGCTTCGTAGAATGGGAGAAATGCATTGAGGAGGCGGAGAAGAACAAGGAGGATATTGTGGAGAAGTGTTTTGAAGTCACTGGGGCTTTGAAGAAATGTATGGAGGCTCATGCGGATTATTACGAGCCGATTCTGAAGGCGGAGAAAATGGCAGAAAACGAGGCGATTATCGAATTGGAGAAGGAATCAACTCCAAATGCTACCCAGCAACATACGGATTCCATAGACCTGGAGGTGATTGCAGGTACCGAGAATTTGGAAGAACAGAAGGCCTCTGCTGCTG CTGCACACTGA